The Cyprinus carpio isolate SPL01 chromosome B8, ASM1834038v1, whole genome shotgun sequence genome segment CGTTAGAGGAACATTACATTCTGTCTTTCTGAAAATCTTACGAGAATGTTACATTAGAATGTTCTCTTAAcatctaaaatatcttttttttaatgtctaaagAGCGTTTCTTCTTGGTTACGCAAACGATGctggaacattatatttttacaattttgaaaatgttatctGAATGTTCTCTCAACATCTAAAACacccattttttatatttaaagaacatttttttcttggttatgcaaacaTTAGACAAACATtccattctaatattctgaaaaTGTTATGACAATGTTACATTTGACTGTTCTTTACATCTAAAGAGCAtattttcttggttatgtgaatgttacatattttattccataattttgaaaatgttctgaATCTGAATGttctttcaacatctacaaaaaacaATTGGTTATGCAATCATTAATGAAATATTCCATTCAGTCATTTTGAAACTGTCCTGAgggcattacattttaatgttctcTCAACTAAACAtccattttttgtatttaaataagaaaatttcCCCTTGTTTTGCGAATGTTAGAGAAACATTTTACTCTGTAATGAGAACATACAAATAACATTATGAGAACGTTTCGAAAACATTGTTCTAAGAACATTTCCTCTCAACCTTTCAAgaacatatatcaaatattaataatgttataaagagAATATTTTGTCCTAACGTTTACCTAATCATTGAAAAAACGTGAATGTTGTGGGAACTTAAAGCAGCAAGAGCTTCACTGAGCCTGAAGTCACAGGAGAAATGTTCTAGTTCTTCAGAGAAGCATCAGTGCTCTGGTGTTTTAAAGAACCTGATCTGAAGAACCTACGATCAAACATAAAGAGCTTTTTATTCTGCCAAGGGTCATAGAGTCACTGTGTGCAGAGCCAGAACTGTTTCTTGATAAGAGGTTTCTCTGCTGAGCCTGTCCCCTGATTTCAGAAACCAGTGAAATCTCCGCTGTGTTCCTCAGTTCTGCTGCAAACGCACGAGATTACGACACCAGGGTCCTGCTGAGGTTCCCGCAGCGCGTGAAGAATCAAGGAACCGCAGACTTTCTTCCCAGCAGACCGAGATACGCCTGGGAATGGCACAGCTGTCACAAGTGAggagaaatacacacacatgtcaCGGCCTTTGATAGAATAACTAATGCTTTATGtccaattaattatttatattgtgatGCAAAGTAAAATATTTGAATGTGCACTACTGTTCAcaagtgttttaaaaagtaatgcatgcATTATTCAttgaggatgcattaaaatgacattaaagatataatgttaccaaaaaataaatgctgttcttttgaactttctattcatctgtgaatcctgaaaaaaataaaaaaagtatcacggtttccacaaaaatattgtgcagcacaactgtgttcaacattgataataatcagaaatgtttcttgagcagcaaatcatcatattagaatgatttctgaagatcatgtgacactgaagactgcagtaatgatgctgaaaatacagctgtgcatcacaaaaataaattacactttaactgagattcacacagaaaacagatgttttagattttaatcaaattttactatttttactgtatttttgctaaaaaaagagacttctttcagaaacacaaTTAAAATTGCACAGCAAAATGATTGCTGACTTTGAtgtaattctaataatatttaactatttttactgtattttggattgaataaatgcagcctcggtgagcagcagagagaaaaccttttaataaacaataaactctTTAACTCAATTAACTCTTAATAATAAACTCTTTCAGAAACAATAATgaaccaaaacttttgaatggcaaaaACAATTGCTGACTTTGATAGAAACTGCATAAAAGATGTTATAAACGGCAAACATCAGGTTGCAGTGGAACAAAAGCACACAGATTCTCTTACTTCATTTTACTTGTACAGTGAattcatcttgattcaagaatgtttagatatttatactagagcACAAGACACAGACACTGAGTAAGAGAATGATTGTTTGCAGTGTATATGCAGGGAATGTGACTGTCGGTGTGTGTGCTGATGATGTTTTGTTGTGATCAGTCACTATCACAGCATGAGTGAGTTCAGTCATTACGACCTGCTGGACTCCAGCACACAGCAGCGCGTCGCCGAGGGTCATAAAGCCAGCTTCTGTTTGGAGGACACGTCCTGTGATTCCGGATACTACCGGCGCTACGCTTGCACGTCTCACACGCAGGTGTGTAATTACAGcgcttcacacaaacacacactcgtcCTCCAGCAGCACAAACCACTGAGAACGTGTGTGTGCTGTAATTACTCTGCTGTGTGATTTTCTCCATCACCAGTTACTTGTTACTCTGGAAATGTCACAGGTTACAGATCACAAGTTACCCTATCTAAAATGTaacaagtagtgtaactatttcaattactttaaaaagtaatgtaacatttgattactttttgattacttttctaaatttctaatgtttacaactgttaatcattttcaaacctttaagtaatattactcagtacttaaatgtataattacactgtaacaaggacaccttaaaataaagtgtaaccttatttgtgaccctggagcacagaacCATCATCATcaagttgaataaataatctctccattgatgtgtggtttgttaggaggacaatatttgtctgagatacaactatttgaaaatctggaatctgagggagcaaaaaaatctaaatattgagaaaatcatctttaaagttgttcaaatgaagttcttagcaatgcatattactaatcaaaaattaagttttgatatatttatggtaggacatttactaaatatcttcatggaacatgatctttacttaatatcctaatgatttttggcatgaaagagaaatgtataattgtgactcatacaatgtattgttgtctattgctacaaatatacctgtgctgctgatgactgcttctgtgctgcagggacacatattgtAATTAAATCACATGTAAcatactccccaacactgattgCAGGGTTTGAGTCCCGGATGTTACGACACGTACAGCGCGGACATCGACTGTCAGTGGATCGATATCACAGACGTCCAGCCGGGACGCTACACGCTGAAGGTCAGAAACCCTCCTCACGAGCTGCTGTTGCTGTGAGGATCTTCTCAAGGACCTGATGTGCTTTATTTCAGATTACAGTAAACCCAGGCTTCCAGGTGCCAGAGTCAGACTTCAGTAATAATATCGTTCGCTGTGACGTTCACTACACCGGAAACTACGCGCATGCATCCGGCTGCAGCATGACGCCGTAAGTCACATGCTTTCTTCATCCTACCTGAAAGAAACCACCTCGTGTGTCAATCCTGCACTCCTTCTCTTCACAGACACTAGGACACGAGAGAGACCAGGAGCGGCAAACATCACCACGGCCTGCCGATGATCGCAGACCAGCTGTGTGTACTGTGCAGAAATAAAGACAATATCTGCATATCTGTGAAAATAATAACGCAGAATTATGATCTGAACAGATGCATCTATCTACCCAGCcaacaaaaacatgttctgaGAATGTTTCCGAACATTCCCACTAAATTATGAAAGCATTATTTGAGagtgttttttaaacattcaaaaggtCCAGTATTACTAGTGTAAACGTTACTGGAACGTTCCATTCTACATTTAAAAAACCTTATGGGaacgttacatttgaatgttctctcatcatttaaattatccatttttaatatttaaaggatgttttttttcttggttatttaAACATTAGAGAAACACTCCAATCTGAAAACATTCTGTTGTTGTTACTGAATATCATTTTAAGAATGATTTGtcctaacatttaaaaacattatgagaacattctCTGTTAGCTGGGTAATAGTTTC includes the following:
- the LOC109057450 gene encoding protein-lysine 6-oxidase-like isoform X2; the protein is MARSGVGVVLLFLCVSARVLTVFSQHHWGPRVRSRNNGRSYHLMSRGSQYMPPGRTAASRAASAPVTVITGRRNTSASSSGGMVSDDPYDPYKSARNSPDNPYYNHYDSYRPRSTPTHHGYGGLPDLVVDPYMIQVSTYVQRVPMYNLRCAAEENCLASSAANARDYDTRVLLRFPQRVKNQGTADFLPSRPRYAWEWHSCHNHYHSMSEFSHYDLLDSSTQQRVAEGHKASFCLEDTSCDSGYYRRYACTSHTQGLSPGCYDTYSADIDCQWIDITDVQPGRYTLKITVNPGFQVPESDFSNNIVRCDVHYTGNYAHASGCSMTP
- the LOC109057450 gene encoding protein-lysine 6-oxidase-like isoform X1, giving the protein MARSGVGVVLLFLCVSARVLTVFSQHHWGPRVRSRNNGRSYHLMSRGSQYMPPGRTAASRAASAPVTVITGRRNTSASSSGGMVSDDPYDPYKSARNSPDNPYYNHYDSYRPRSTPTHHGYGGLPDLVVDPYMIQVSTYVQRVPMYNLRCAAEENCLASSAANARDYDTRVLLRFPQRVKNQGTADFLPSRPRYAWEWHSCHNHYHSMSEFSHYDLLDSSTQQRVAEGHKASFCLEDTSCDSGYYRRYACTSHTQGLSPGCYDTYSADIDCQWIDITDVQPGRYTLKITVNPGFQVPESDFSNNIVRCDVHYTGNYAHASGCSMTPH